A single genomic interval of Pyrus communis chromosome 5, drPyrComm1.1, whole genome shotgun sequence harbors:
- the LOC137734290 gene encoding uncharacterized protein, with amino-acid sequence MPAYGKFFKELNSYKRKYGPHEKVVVSENVSAVLQRKLPPKLKDPDFVVLDMEEAPIHDRELPILLGRPFMATAKTIIDVQNGLLTMTVLGETAQSNEPLQTVLSQSQDEFDEEDALMEEVAALEALALYPLTVSPHIKGISPTMCMHRILLEEGAKTSREPQRRLNPHMKEVVRNEVLKLLDVGIIYPISDSKWDVVFHFDKACMDAFNTLKNELTSAPIIMAPDWSLPFELMCDAFDYAIGAVLGQRVNKLPHVIYYAKFDLEIRDKKGSDNVVADHLSRLNENHGVGQPLPLNESFPDEQLFVVQEKEPWYTDFVNYLACGIMRNDLSFQERKKFLAMVKHYVWDEPYLFKYCPDEIVRRCVPESEQQSILTFSHTLALAVDYVSKWVEAIATRTNDHKVVLNFLKDVIFCRFGTPRAIISDGGSHFCNKHFESLMKKYNINHKVATPYHPQTS; translated from the exons atgccggcatatgggaagttcttcaaggagttaaacagctacaaaaggaagtatggaccacatgagaaggtagtaGTGTCTGAGAATGTTagtgcagttttgcaaagaaaacttccaccaaagctcaaggatccag attttgtagtgttggacatggaagaagctcctatacatgatcgtgagttgccaatattgcttgggagacccTTCATGGCCAcagccaagaccatcattgatgtgcaaaatggactcctcactatgacagtgttaggagagaca gcacaatcaaATGAACccttacaaactgttttgagtcaatctcaagatgagtttgatgaagaagatgcactcatggaagaagtagctgccttggaagcattggcattGTATCCTTTGACTGTTTCACCTC atatcaagggaataagccctaccatgtgcatgcataggatcctTTTGGAGGAAGGAGCGAAAACAAGCCGTGAGCCACAAAGaaggctcaatccacacatgaaggaagttgttaggaatgaggtattgaaattgttagatgtggggatcatatatcccatttctgatagcaaatgg gatgttgtatttcattttgataaggcttgtatggatgcattcaatactttgaaaaatgaactaacctcggcccctattattatggcacctgATTGGtcattaccttttgaattaatgtgtgatgcctttgactatgctattggtgcagttttagggcaaagggtgaacaagcttccacatgtgatctactatgcaa agtttgacttggaaattcgagataagaagggcagtgataatgttgtggctgaccatttgtccaggcttaatgaaaaccatggagttggacaacctttgcccctaaatgaatcatttccagatgaacaactctttgttgttcaagaaaaagaaccatggtatacagattttgttaattatcttgcttgtggtataatgagaaatgacctttcttttcaggaaagaaagaagttccttgccatggtgaagcactacgtttgggacgaaccatatttgtttaaatactgCCCTGATGAAATCGttaggagatgtgtcccagagagtgagcaacaaagcatcctaacatttagccacacattggcat tggcagtggattacgtatccaaatgggtcgaagccattgctacaagaactaatgatcataaggttgtgttgaattttcttaaagatgtgattttttgtaggtttggaaccccaagagctattattagtgatggtggcagccatttctgcaacaaacattttgaatccttgatgaagaagtacaacatcaatcacaaagtggcaaccccgtaccatcctcaaacttca